Proteins encoded by one window of Rutidosis leptorrhynchoides isolate AG116_Rl617_1_P2 chromosome 7, CSIRO_AGI_Rlap_v1, whole genome shotgun sequence:
- the LOC139859365 gene encoding uncharacterized protein, protein MNKALKREHDLQKKETIAEGKRKVKETPRSSQQFQSKKPRVRSNVCFRCGKPGHFANKCQSSDRTYFYYFKSGHVQAECPVRQENMRKEYQRNEMEKKVGTSIQKPQTRAFQITTEEAKEFHDVVSGTLIVNSMPAHVLFDSGATKSFVSLSFCEHFNVPLSKMDHPLEVEIADNKLVIVNDVYRGCNIEIDNEVFKIDLIPLQAREFHVIIGMDWLGRNRGVIKCHEKIFRLQSPSGKVITIYGERTRNTIPVLSYAKAKRLVSHGCQAFLAHVVDSSKVVRELKIILVVNEFPDVFPENLSGIPPDRQVEFRIDLMPGAAPIAKTPNRLAPTEMQEMMN, encoded by the exons ATGAATAAAGCCCTAAAGCGGGAGCATGATTTACAAAAGAAGGAAACTATTGCAGAGGGTAAAAGAAAGGTTAAGGAGACACCTCGGTCTTCCCAACAATTTCAATCAAAGAAACCAAG AGTGCGCAGTAATGTTTGTTTTCGTTGTGGAAAACCTGGGCATTTTGCAAACAAATGTCAAAGTTCCGATAGGACGTATTTTTATTACTTTAAGAGTGGACATGTGCAAGCTGAATGCCCGGTACGTCAAGAAAATATGAGAAAGGAATATCAGAGGAATGAGATGGAGAAGAAGGTTGGTACAAGTATTCAGAAACCCCAGACTCGAGCTTTTCAGATCACTACCGAAGAAGCAAAGGAGTTTCatgatgtggtgtcaggtaccctTATTGTTAATTCTATGCCTGCACACGTTCTGTTTGACTCTGGTGCTACTAAATCCTTTGTGTCACTTTCTTTTTGTGAACATTTTAATGTGCCTCTGAGTAAGATGGATCACCCGTTAGAAGTTGAAATAGCTGATAATAAACTTGTAATAGTCAATGATGTATATAGAGGCTGCAATATAGAGATCGATAACGAagtgtttaagattgatttgatcccGTTGCAAGCTAGAGAATTCCATGTAATTATAGGAATGGATTGGCTGGGAAGGAATAGAGGAGTTATTAAATGTCATGAGAAGATTTTTCGTTTGCAGTCACCGAGTGGGAAAGTTATTACCATTTATGGGGAGCGAACGAGAAATACCATTCCAGTCTTATCTTATGCCAAAGCTAAAAGATTAGTATCACACGGGTGTCAGGCTTTTCTAGCACACGTGGTTGATAGTTCCAAAGTTGTAAGAGAATTGAAAATCATTCTGGTAGTTaatgaatttcctgatgtatttcccgaGAATTTGTCGGGTATTCCACCTGATAGACAAGTAGAGTTCAGAATCGATTTGATGCCAGGAGCTGCTCCTATTGCAAAAACTCCCAATCGGTTAGCTCCAACCGAGATGCAAGAAATGATGAACTAG